A part of Cotesia glomerata isolate CgM1 linkage group LG4, MPM_Cglom_v2.3, whole genome shotgun sequence genomic DNA contains:
- the LOC123262723 gene encoding WD repeat-containing protein 44 isoform X2, with amino-acid sequence MSGSSDSEEFFDAEDDSFNRSRKSNGRESLPPVSQVPTEKPGPTLTDDSVFVKPVDPKPQTAPADESKPVSKPDDEEKTSDKLKGRRRFRELRQRMQTEDDDIPISNSPPDSQTSSIEGVYPAPAKTTHPFRIIEHDTVSLQSMTSLGRVGRILAGAGDSLSGVLHHGVSCPIPLTRDIQMSSIPSRDEDTGSEKASQSSSVITLSGDIVQDSASVNGRKEFANLNCQANNVGLQEPDVIASTKGNGKTLDRDQAPVAPPRRKKKSKPQTPTDLAPSAAEGSVPASSLPSPASTIESITREFEHSLDIRSATKGQYVVKPQDEDKSKAEGPSAEEIERLEKMKAELISLQSSDKSSSPLGSLSSNSVGRYSLGQHRLATSLQGTRERRKSAGDQDMVKQLNMFVRTRTDSGKRLTDMEILEQVTVLNLDTGERVPLSIAEDKLPQCMNPLSLHIMRLTSEYVSNSSLDKEKESDEESVDSKMSSIPPDEDVTVGRVRKKTQKIKRFLGSTVRKTMDKAKSIAQEVSHARHKEDVMDIVDDVYPGEPQCIKLKASNSHKGPYEFSNLQHVQDLSGEHVGPVWCMKFSACGRLLATAGQDRVLRIWVLRDAFTYFQDMRTKYNAEKVSPTPSQESLVSQQSMEDPNIIASALSEVEGTKSPFMPKPFCTYTGHTSDLLDVSWSKNYFVLSSSMDKTVRLWHISRKECLCCFQHIDFVTAIVFHPRDDRYFLSGSLDGKLRLWNIPDKKVAVWNEVNGSTKLITAANFCQNGKFAVVGSYDGRCIFYNTDQLKYHTQIDVRSTRGKNARGRKISGIEPMPGEDKILVTSNDSRIRLYDLRDLNLSCKYKGYVNVSSQIKASFSPDGQYILAGSENQCIYIWKTHHDYSKFSSVRRDRNDFWEGIKAHNAVVTCAVFAPNPDSIIKQIEAREKWDNPDSTSSNSSGNPKPVVDPVVEQRTKGCGGHVLVSADFNGCIKVFLNKTKPKHSSLPASALA; translated from the exons ATGTCGGGGAGCAGTGATTCCGAGGAATTTTTTGACGCTGAGGATGACAGTTTCAATCGGAGCag aAAAAGTAATGGCCGTGAGTCATTACCACCTGTTAGCCAAGTCCCAACAGAAAAACCAGGACCCACCTTGACAGATGACTCAGTATTCGTGAAGCCAGTGGACCCAAAGCCGCAGACCGCTCCAGCTGACGAGTCAAAGCCTGTAAGCAAGCCAGATGACGAAGAGAAGACATCAGACAAGCTGAAGGGCCGACGGAGGTTCCGTGAGCTGAGACAGCGGATGCAAACCGAGGACGATGACATCCCGATCAGCAACTCGCCTCCAGACAGCCAGACTTCCTCGATAGAGGGTGTGTACCCTGCACCAGCTAAGACGACCCACCCGTTCCGGATCATCGAGCACGACACAGTCAGCTTGCAGAGCATGACTTCGCTTGGAAGGGTCGGGAGAATTCTGGCTGGGGCTGGGGATTCCCTGTCTGGGGTTCTGCACCACGGAGTCTCTTGTCCGATTCCCCTGACCCGGGACATCCAGATGTCATCGATTCCCAGCAGAGACGAAGACACTGGCTCGGAAAAGGCCTCACAGTCCTCCAGTGTCATCACTCTTTCCGGAGATATTGTTCAGGACAGTGCTTCTGTTAATGGCAGGAAGGAGTTTGCTAATTTAAATTGTCAAGCGAATAATGTTGGACTTCAGGAACCTGATGTTATTGCCAGCACCAAGGGCAATGGCAAGACTCTTGATAGAGATCAAGCTCCTGTTGCTCCTCCcaggaggaaaaaaaaatccaagccTCAGACTCCTACCGATCTTGCT cCTTCTGCAGCAGAAGGATCGGTACCAGCTTCGTCACTGCCGAGCCCAGCAAGCACAATCGAGTCAATAACCCGAGAATTCGAGCACTCTTTGGACATAAGATCAGCAACCAAGGGCCAATACGTCGTGAAGCCTCAG GATGAGGACAAATCAAAAGCAGAAGGCCCCTCAGCGGAGGAGATTGAACGCCTGGAAAAGATGAAAGCTGAGTTAATAAGCTTGCAGTCCAGCGACAAGTCCAGCAGCCCTTTGGGCTCGTTATCCAGCAATAGTGTCGGCAGATACTCTCTAGGACAGCACAGGTTGGCGACAAGTCTTCAGGGCACTCGGGAGAGACGCAAGTCTGCGGGAGATCAGGATATGGTCAAGCAGCTCAATATGTTTGTTAGGACGAGGACTGATTCTGGCAAACGTCTTACGGATAtg GAAATTTTGGAACAAGTGACAGTATTAAACCTTGATACCGGAGAACGCGTGCCTTTAAGTATAGCCGAAGACAAATTACCTCAGTGTATGAACCCATTATCATTGCACATAATGCGACTGACATCAGAGTACGTGAGTAACTCGAGTTTGGACAAAGAAAAAGAAAGTGACGAAGAGAGTGTTGATTCTAAAATGTCCTCGATTCCCCCTGACGAAGACGTCACCGTCGGTAGAGTCCGCAAAAAGACCCAGAAAATAAAACGGTTCCTGGGGTCTACTGTCAGAAAGACCATGGACAAAGCCAAGTCCATTGCTCAGGAGGTCTCTCATGCGAGACACAAAGAAGATGTCATGGACATTGTCGACGACGTGTACCCTGGAGAACCTCAGTGCATTAAACTCAAGGCCTCCAATAGTCACAAAGGGCCCTACGAGTTCTCTAATCTCCAGCACGTTCAAGATCTCAGTGGTGAACACGTCGGACCTGTTTGGTGCATGAAGTTCTCTGCCTGCGGAAGGTTACTCGCTACAGCCGGTCAGGATCGAGTTCTTAGGATATGGGTCCTTAGAGATGCTTTCACTTACTTCCAGGACATGCGGACCAAGTATAATGCAGAGAAG GTAAGCCCAACACCATCGCAAGAGTCACTGGTCTCCCAACAATCAATGGAAGATCCAAACATAATAGCAAGCGCATTGAGCGAAGTAGAAGGCACCAAGAGTCCTTTCATGCCGAAGCCATTTTGCACGTACACGGGGCACACCTCGGACCTATTAGACGTATCCTGGTCGAAAAATTACTTCGTCCTTTCATCCTCAATGGACAAAACAGTCCGACTGTGGCACATATCTCGGAAAGAGTGTCTTTGCTGTTTCCAGCACATTGATTTCGTAACCGCGATAGTGTTCCACCCGCGAGACGACCGGTACTTCTTATCCGGGTCCTTAGACGGGAAGTTAAGACTCTGGAATATCCCCGACAAAAAGGTGGCAGTTTGGAACGAAGTTAACGGAAGCACCAAATTGATAACTGCTGCTAACTTCTGTCAAAATGGAAAGTTTGCCGTCGTGGGATCTTATGATGGCAGGTGTATTTTCTACAATACCGACCAGCTGAAGTATCATACGCAGATAGACGTGAGGTCTACTCGCGGGAAGAACGCCAGAGGGCGCAAGATCAGCGGGATTGAACCCATGCCTGGTGAAGACAAGATTCTGGTCACTTCTAATGACAGCAGGATCAGGCTGTATGACCTTAGGGACCTGAATTTGTCCTGCAAGTACAAAGGATACGTCAATGTCAGCAGCCAGATTAAGGCAAGCTTCAGTCCAGATGGCCAGTACATCCTAGCGGGGTCAGAGaatcagtgtatttatatttggAAGACTCACCATGATTATTCCAAGTTCTCCAGCGTAAGGAGAGATAGGAATGACTTCTGGGAAGGAATCAAGGCTCATAATGCTGTAGTTACCTGCGCTGTCTTTGCACCCAATCCTGATAGCATCATCAAGCAGATTGAAGCCCGGGAAAAGTGGGACAATCCTGATAGTACCAGCAGCAATAGTTCCGGAAATCCTAAGCCTGTTGTTGATCCTGTCGTTGAACAGAGGACCAAAGGTTGCGGAGGGCATGTTCTTGTCAGCGCTGACTTTAATGGCTGCATTAaagtttttcttaataaaactAAACCAAAGCATAGTTCACTTCCCGCTTCTGCACTTGCGTAG
- the LOC123262723 gene encoding WD repeat-containing protein 44 isoform X1, whose amino-acid sequence MSGSSDSEEFFDAEDDSFNRSRKSNGRESLPPVSQVPTEKPGPTLTDDSVFVKPVDPKPQTAPADESKPVSKPDDEEKTSDKLKGRRRFRELRQRMQTEDDDIPISNSPPDSQTSSIEGVYPAPAKTTHPFRIIEHDTVSLQSMTSLGRVGRILAGAGDSLSGVLHHGVSCPIPLTRDIQMSSIPSRDEDTGSEKASQSSSVITLSGDIVQDSASVNGRKEFANLNCQANNVGLQEPDVIASTKGNGKTLDRDQAPVAPPRRKKKSKPQTPTDLAPSAAEGSVPASSLPSPASTIESITREFEHSLDIRSATKGQYVVKPQASFSSNIVLYLRNDKIPARLESFETLRGFYSHRYRDEDKSKAEGPSAEEIERLEKMKAELISLQSSDKSSSPLGSLSSNSVGRYSLGQHRLATSLQGTRERRKSAGDQDMVKQLNMFVRTRTDSGKRLTDMEILEQVTVLNLDTGERVPLSIAEDKLPQCMNPLSLHIMRLTSEYVSNSSLDKEKESDEESVDSKMSSIPPDEDVTVGRVRKKTQKIKRFLGSTVRKTMDKAKSIAQEVSHARHKEDVMDIVDDVYPGEPQCIKLKASNSHKGPYEFSNLQHVQDLSGEHVGPVWCMKFSACGRLLATAGQDRVLRIWVLRDAFTYFQDMRTKYNAEKVSPTPSQESLVSQQSMEDPNIIASALSEVEGTKSPFMPKPFCTYTGHTSDLLDVSWSKNYFVLSSSMDKTVRLWHISRKECLCCFQHIDFVTAIVFHPRDDRYFLSGSLDGKLRLWNIPDKKVAVWNEVNGSTKLITAANFCQNGKFAVVGSYDGRCIFYNTDQLKYHTQIDVRSTRGKNARGRKISGIEPMPGEDKILVTSNDSRIRLYDLRDLNLSCKYKGYVNVSSQIKASFSPDGQYILAGSENQCIYIWKTHHDYSKFSSVRRDRNDFWEGIKAHNAVVTCAVFAPNPDSIIKQIEAREKWDNPDSTSSNSSGNPKPVVDPVVEQRTKGCGGHVLVSADFNGCIKVFLNKTKPKHSSLPASALA is encoded by the exons ATGTCGGGGAGCAGTGATTCCGAGGAATTTTTTGACGCTGAGGATGACAGTTTCAATCGGAGCag aAAAAGTAATGGCCGTGAGTCATTACCACCTGTTAGCCAAGTCCCAACAGAAAAACCAGGACCCACCTTGACAGATGACTCAGTATTCGTGAAGCCAGTGGACCCAAAGCCGCAGACCGCTCCAGCTGACGAGTCAAAGCCTGTAAGCAAGCCAGATGACGAAGAGAAGACATCAGACAAGCTGAAGGGCCGACGGAGGTTCCGTGAGCTGAGACAGCGGATGCAAACCGAGGACGATGACATCCCGATCAGCAACTCGCCTCCAGACAGCCAGACTTCCTCGATAGAGGGTGTGTACCCTGCACCAGCTAAGACGACCCACCCGTTCCGGATCATCGAGCACGACACAGTCAGCTTGCAGAGCATGACTTCGCTTGGAAGGGTCGGGAGAATTCTGGCTGGGGCTGGGGATTCCCTGTCTGGGGTTCTGCACCACGGAGTCTCTTGTCCGATTCCCCTGACCCGGGACATCCAGATGTCATCGATTCCCAGCAGAGACGAAGACACTGGCTCGGAAAAGGCCTCACAGTCCTCCAGTGTCATCACTCTTTCCGGAGATATTGTTCAGGACAGTGCTTCTGTTAATGGCAGGAAGGAGTTTGCTAATTTAAATTGTCAAGCGAATAATGTTGGACTTCAGGAACCTGATGTTATTGCCAGCACCAAGGGCAATGGCAAGACTCTTGATAGAGATCAAGCTCCTGTTGCTCCTCCcaggaggaaaaaaaaatccaagccTCAGACTCCTACCGATCTTGCT cCTTCTGCAGCAGAAGGATCGGTACCAGCTTCGTCACTGCCGAGCCCAGCAAGCACAATCGAGTCAATAACCCGAGAATTCGAGCACTCTTTGGACATAAGATCAGCAACCAAGGGCCAATACGTCGTGAAGCCTCAGGCAAGTTTCTCGAGTAATATCGTGCTTTACCTCAGAAATGATAAAATTCCAGCTCGCCTTGAGTCATTCGAGACCCTCAGAGGATTTTATAGCCACCGATACCGG GATGAGGACAAATCAAAAGCAGAAGGCCCCTCAGCGGAGGAGATTGAACGCCTGGAAAAGATGAAAGCTGAGTTAATAAGCTTGCAGTCCAGCGACAAGTCCAGCAGCCCTTTGGGCTCGTTATCCAGCAATAGTGTCGGCAGATACTCTCTAGGACAGCACAGGTTGGCGACAAGTCTTCAGGGCACTCGGGAGAGACGCAAGTCTGCGGGAGATCAGGATATGGTCAAGCAGCTCAATATGTTTGTTAGGACGAGGACTGATTCTGGCAAACGTCTTACGGATAtg GAAATTTTGGAACAAGTGACAGTATTAAACCTTGATACCGGAGAACGCGTGCCTTTAAGTATAGCCGAAGACAAATTACCTCAGTGTATGAACCCATTATCATTGCACATAATGCGACTGACATCAGAGTACGTGAGTAACTCGAGTTTGGACAAAGAAAAAGAAAGTGACGAAGAGAGTGTTGATTCTAAAATGTCCTCGATTCCCCCTGACGAAGACGTCACCGTCGGTAGAGTCCGCAAAAAGACCCAGAAAATAAAACGGTTCCTGGGGTCTACTGTCAGAAAGACCATGGACAAAGCCAAGTCCATTGCTCAGGAGGTCTCTCATGCGAGACACAAAGAAGATGTCATGGACATTGTCGACGACGTGTACCCTGGAGAACCTCAGTGCATTAAACTCAAGGCCTCCAATAGTCACAAAGGGCCCTACGAGTTCTCTAATCTCCAGCACGTTCAAGATCTCAGTGGTGAACACGTCGGACCTGTTTGGTGCATGAAGTTCTCTGCCTGCGGAAGGTTACTCGCTACAGCCGGTCAGGATCGAGTTCTTAGGATATGGGTCCTTAGAGATGCTTTCACTTACTTCCAGGACATGCGGACCAAGTATAATGCAGAGAAG GTAAGCCCAACACCATCGCAAGAGTCACTGGTCTCCCAACAATCAATGGAAGATCCAAACATAATAGCAAGCGCATTGAGCGAAGTAGAAGGCACCAAGAGTCCTTTCATGCCGAAGCCATTTTGCACGTACACGGGGCACACCTCGGACCTATTAGACGTATCCTGGTCGAAAAATTACTTCGTCCTTTCATCCTCAATGGACAAAACAGTCCGACTGTGGCACATATCTCGGAAAGAGTGTCTTTGCTGTTTCCAGCACATTGATTTCGTAACCGCGATAGTGTTCCACCCGCGAGACGACCGGTACTTCTTATCCGGGTCCTTAGACGGGAAGTTAAGACTCTGGAATATCCCCGACAAAAAGGTGGCAGTTTGGAACGAAGTTAACGGAAGCACCAAATTGATAACTGCTGCTAACTTCTGTCAAAATGGAAAGTTTGCCGTCGTGGGATCTTATGATGGCAGGTGTATTTTCTACAATACCGACCAGCTGAAGTATCATACGCAGATAGACGTGAGGTCTACTCGCGGGAAGAACGCCAGAGGGCGCAAGATCAGCGGGATTGAACCCATGCCTGGTGAAGACAAGATTCTGGTCACTTCTAATGACAGCAGGATCAGGCTGTATGACCTTAGGGACCTGAATTTGTCCTGCAAGTACAAAGGATACGTCAATGTCAGCAGCCAGATTAAGGCAAGCTTCAGTCCAGATGGCCAGTACATCCTAGCGGGGTCAGAGaatcagtgtatttatatttggAAGACTCACCATGATTATTCCAAGTTCTCCAGCGTAAGGAGAGATAGGAATGACTTCTGGGAAGGAATCAAGGCTCATAATGCTGTAGTTACCTGCGCTGTCTTTGCACCCAATCCTGATAGCATCATCAAGCAGATTGAAGCCCGGGAAAAGTGGGACAATCCTGATAGTACCAGCAGCAATAGTTCCGGAAATCCTAAGCCTGTTGTTGATCCTGTCGTTGAACAGAGGACCAAAGGTTGCGGAGGGCATGTTCTTGTCAGCGCTGACTTTAATGGCTGCATTAaagtttttcttaataaaactAAACCAAAGCATAGTTCACTTCCCGCTTCTGCACTTGCGTAG